ttataattctggaaccccgtcggagaatgcgtgctgaacgccaatgttctctacgtgccttgtcccacaacaagccagtagcgttgctaagcaacagacagcttatcaggtatgattaccttacaacacacacctttgctaccggcaacagtggctttttatgtccaaagagacataCGCTTTTTATGTAGTTGgttgggtctcggtccggttgtttggccCAGACCAGGGTtcacttgagtgtattcacacctgcacaaaaggtccagagagggaaacgaactctggtccatttaaagcggaccaaaagtggcaaggaAACACCCTAGGAAACAGCAGCGCAAACATGAGATTaaagctgtaaaacaaaaaataataataaactcaaCGATTGCCTACAAAGAGCAGCAGCTTAGAATAAAAACGGTTGCACATGGCTGATTATTTGACCACTAACACCACCCTTGGACAGAGGCAGTGATATTAAGGTTTATCATCCTTTATCCTTTATCAGCTTCCCTTAAACCGCAGCAGAGCTGTTCTCCTTTACAAACATGTCGTCTGTCTGTAAATCCAACATCTGACACTGAAAGCTTGGTAACTCTTGAGGGTCTCCTTACACCTTAAAACGGTTTTGTCACTTCACCTACTAAACAATCTACACACCCTGAAATTTCCAGCATGGAAGGGGGTAAAAGATTAATTCAGTAACGCCTAGGGAAACTAAGCTGCTAGCAAATTAGATGCAGACAGGCAGTGGTTCCTATGGAAATTTAAACTTGAATAGTCACAATATTGTCCTTGAGCATTCAGTTTTATGACGCACCTAACAGGTAAATATGTATTTCATATTGCACAGAACACTTCAACTCTCTTTACAAGAACAGGAAACGAAATGCTAAACCGCTTTAAGTGGAGCTAAAATTTGTTAGCAAAACaccagttttttattttgtcacatcaagaaaataattaatggATAACTTGTTATGAACAAGGTATACAGGGGCATGTGTCCACctaaaaaagttttaatattacttgattaaaagaataaaataacatttgagCAGGTCTCACCTCTCCCACGTACTCCATTACAAAAGTGTTCTTCTTGATGTGCTGCAAAGTGCGGACACCCCAGCCTCGGCCGTTCTCTGTCTTAAAGATGCACAGGTCAAACTGGATACCTTTCTGCACCACTCTATTAGAGCAGTCAGGCCCACAGTTGCATCTGGAGTTACACTCATATATGGGCTGTCCTGGCCGGATCCGTACCTGACCCTTGTCATTGTAGGCCATTCGATGGAGTGAAGCCCCTGGGCAGCAACCGTTCATCGGCTCCTTCAAACAGTCCTTGCATTCACAACCAACAGCCATCTCATTCAAAACAATGCCTGGGCCAACTTTGTAGTTGTTAATGTAGGTGAAGTGTTTTGGAGGGCCATCTAAGTCAACTTCGTTTGCAACGTAAATGCGACCTGGGTGATTGCGCGTCTTATTTAAATGGGTTTCCCATCGATGCAGACTTTGACGAAGTTTGGCTTTTTGAACCATGATCAAGGCTGCTTCTCTGTCCAACCTTTTGGGGATGCCACGCCTCTTTTGGCGCTTCAACACTTGATCCAGGTCAAGGTGGAACAGTTTCATCAGTTTTGGACATTTGAGGTTCCTTCTGGGTTCCCACGTATTATCAGATTCAGGGAAGCCCTTCCACTTAACAA
This DNA window, taken from Girardinichthys multiradiatus isolate DD_20200921_A chromosome 1, DD_fGirMul_XY1, whole genome shotgun sequence, encodes the following:
- the LOC124875741 gene encoding histone-lysine N-methyltransferase SUV39H1-like isoform X1, which encodes MAEILKDCCVPCKITLDELEALCCREKLCCQELNVSKVNDSEYEVEFLSDYKRTKGEEFYFVKWKGFPESDNTWEPRRNLKCPKLMKLFHLDLDQVLKRQKRRGIPKRLDREAALIMVQKAKLRQSLHRWETHLNKTRNHPGRIYVANEVDLDGPPKHFTYINNYKVGPGIVLNEMAVGCECKDCLKEPMNGCCPGASLHRMAYNDKGQVRIRPGQPIYECNSRCNCGPDCSNRVVQKGIQFDLCIFKTENGRGWGVRTLQHIKKNTFVMEYVGEIITTDEAERRGHFYDRQGSTYLFDLDYVEDVYTVDAAHLGNISHFVNHSCNPNLQVFNVFIDNIDERLPRIALFSTRAIRAGEELTFDYKMQIDPVDTESTKMDSSFSLAGLPTSPKKMIRVECLCGSESCRKYLF
- the LOC124875741 gene encoding histone-lysine N-methyltransferase SUV39H1-like isoform X2 → MAEILKDCCVPCKITLDELEALCCREKLCCQELNVSKVNDSEYEVEFLSDYKRTKGEEFYFVKWKGFPESDNTWEPRRNLKCPKLMKLFHLDLDQVLKRQKRRGIPKRLDREAALIMVQKAKLRQSLHRWETHLNKTRNHPGRIYVANEVDLDGPPKHFTYINNYKVGPGIVLNEMAVGCECKDCLKEPMNGCCPGASLHRMAYNDKGQVRIRPGQPIYECNSRCNCGPDCSNRVVQKGIQFDLCIFKTENGRGWGVRTLQHIKKNTFVMEYVGECNPNLQVFNVFIDNIDERLPRIALFSTRAIRAGEELTFDYKMQIDPVDTESTKMDSSFSLAGLPTSPKKMIRVECLCGSESCRKYLF